From a single Anomaloglossus baeobatrachus isolate aAnoBae1 chromosome 4, aAnoBae1.hap1, whole genome shotgun sequence genomic region:
- the LOC142302901 gene encoding olfactory receptor 11L1-like translates to MFQKNSTIVTDFFLTGFQNIEKYKIFFFIIGLNIYIMTILGNLLIITMVSTSHLSQSPMYFFLSHLSLCDFLFSSNIVPKMMHITIKGGSTISFSGCLIQFYVFSSCTTTECYLLTVMSFDRYVAICIPLRYSSVMNSKLCLLFAIWSWLLGFLFMLITISLLCQLDFCGSTTINHFYCDFIPLLELSCSDVSPIIIETFVLVNVIVLLPFLTVLGSYISIFWTIIGIASSTGRKKTFSTCSSHLLVVGTYYGSLLSIYLFPTRGQSDNINKMLSLLYTLGTPMLNPIIYYFRNQEIQRQFSKILISIKSLGK, encoded by the coding sequence ATGTTTCAGAAAAACTCCACCATAGTTACAGATTTCTTCCTCACTGGTTTCCAGAATATTGAGAAGTACAAGATCTTTTTCTTCATAATTGGACTTAACATTTACATTATGACCATCCTTGGAAACCTTCTGATCATCACAATGGTGTCCACCAGTCATCTTTCACAGTCTCCCATGTATTTCTTTTTGAGTCACCTGTCCCTTTGTGATTTTCTCTTCTCCTCAAATATTGTCCCCAAAATGATGCACATAACTATAAAAGGTGGAAGCACCATATCATTTTCTGGTTGTCTTATTCAATTCTATGTTTTTTCTTCTTGCACTACTACTGAATGCTATCTTCTTACTGTCATGTCATTTGATCGATATGTGGCCATCTGCATCCCATTGCGTTACTCGTCAGTCATGAATAGTAAGCTTTGCCTACTTTTTGCAATCTGGTCTTGGTTACTTGGTTTCCTTTTTATGCTCATAACCATCTCAttgctttgccagttggatttttgtggTAGTACGACCATCAACCACTTCTACTGTGACTTCATTCCGCTGTTAGAACTTTCTTGCTCAGATGTATCACCCATCATCATTGAAACATTTGTCCTTGTCAATGTCATAGTCCTATTACCTTTTTTGACTGTCCTGGGTAGCTACATCTCCATTTTTTGGACAATCATTGGTATAGCCTCCTCTACAGGAAGAAAGAAGACCTTCTCAACCTGCAGTTCTCACCTACTCGTTGTAGGAACCTACTATGGTTCACTGCTTAGTATTTATTTATTTCCCACACGTGGTCAGTCTGATAACATTAACAAGATGTTGTCTCTCCTTTATACTTTGGGGACGCCAATGTTAAATCCAATTATATACTATTTCAGGAACCAAGAAATCCAAAGGCAGTTTTCTAAAATTCTCATTTCCATAAAAAGTTTAGGCAAATAA